A region from the Halobacillus mangrovi genome encodes:
- the ileS gene encoding isoleucine--tRNA ligase: protein MRSVNTKEAALDRENRVKDYWNAENVFRRSMDEREGAETFVFYEGPPTANGLPHAGHVLGRVIKDFVGRYKTMQGYQVLRKGGWDTHGLPVELEVEKQLGISGKQEIEKYGVEKFIEECKKSVFNYEKEWREFTESIGYWLDMDDPYVTLENRYIESVWYILSDLHKRDLLSKGHRVTPYCPSCQTTLSSHEVAQGYEDVKDLSATAKFKVKGSENEFFLGWTTTPWTLPANVTLAVHSDLDYIKAKKDGEVYIVAEALAEKNLGEEYEIVSKHKGSEFKDVEYIAPFPFVKPERGHFVVEADFVNAESGTGVVHIAPAYGEDDYNLVKEYNLSFFNVVDGQGRYTEDIPPFQGRFVKDCDVDIVKYLANEGLLFHKEKYEHSYPHCWRCDSPLLYYAIESWFIKTTQLKDQFLENNEEVTWHPDHIKHGRFGNFLENMVDWNIGRNRFWGTPLPIWICDSCDHQYAPHSQADLQEKAIGDIGDVELHKPYVDRVQLKCEKCEGTMNRVPEVIDVWFDSGSMPFAQQHYPFENKDQFEKQFPADVICEGIDQTRGWFYSLLAVSTLFTGKAPYKRVLSTGHILDEEGRKMSKSKGNALNPTDLVTKFGADAFRWALLADSAPWNNKRFSERVVVEAKSKVIDTLVNTHGFYTLYANIDGYEFDQNETGEKTLLDRWVLSRLNSVTGVVGEALDDYDFTKAAKALEKYVDEVSNWYIRRSRDRFWEEGMTESKKAAYHTLHEVLTGLSQLMAPFTPFLAEDIYQNLTGESVHLAFFPKVNDQVVDKQLEQDMDAVLQVVELARGVRNTEAIKTKQPLSELTVIPVNPDQGKALEKYNNIIRDEINVKEVVVKQSSDDLVRYEVKLNFRAAGPVLGKNVGVVKGYLEKLSDEEAAQVVQDEKVVVPTGDGEVEVPMDLLNVERVADSGLSMGSNQDFHVILDTTITEELRLEGLAREVIRVIQDDRKKQDLPIDLRVDIALDGDDDVKKAIQQNEQLIRENVLVNNLTLGDADNMKEFTVGDNQVKVALQK, encoded by the coding sequence ATGCGCAGTGTTAACACGAAAGAAGCAGCTTTAGACCGCGAAAATCGCGTCAAAGATTATTGGAACGCTGAAAACGTCTTTAGACGCTCTATGGATGAGCGCGAAGGCGCAGAAACATTTGTATTTTATGAAGGACCGCCGACAGCGAACGGTCTTCCTCACGCTGGTCATGTCCTTGGCCGTGTGATCAAAGACTTTGTTGGACGTTACAAAACGATGCAAGGCTATCAGGTTCTACGTAAAGGCGGCTGGGATACCCACGGTCTTCCGGTTGAGCTTGAAGTTGAGAAGCAGCTAGGAATCTCTGGTAAACAAGAGATTGAAAAATACGGTGTCGAGAAGTTCATTGAAGAGTGTAAGAAGAGTGTTTTCAACTATGAAAAAGAGTGGCGTGAGTTTACAGAGTCGATCGGTTATTGGCTAGACATGGATGACCCATATGTCACGTTAGAAAACCGCTACATCGAGAGTGTCTGGTACATCCTGAGTGACCTGCACAAACGTGATTTACTATCCAAAGGTCACCGCGTTACGCCTTACTGCCCGAGCTGTCAAACCACTTTGAGCTCTCATGAAGTGGCCCAAGGCTACGAGGACGTCAAAGATCTTTCCGCAACAGCGAAATTCAAAGTGAAAGGCTCTGAGAATGAATTTTTCCTAGGATGGACGACAACCCCATGGACGCTTCCGGCAAACGTAACCTTAGCTGTCCACTCTGACCTTGATTACATCAAAGCTAAAAAGGACGGCGAAGTGTACATTGTGGCAGAAGCTCTTGCAGAGAAAAACCTGGGCGAGGAGTACGAAATTGTTTCCAAACATAAAGGAAGCGAGTTCAAAGATGTGGAATATATTGCCCCATTCCCATTTGTAAAACCTGAGCGCGGGCACTTCGTTGTCGAAGCAGACTTCGTTAATGCTGAGAGTGGTACAGGTGTCGTACACATCGCTCCAGCTTACGGTGAAGATGACTACAACTTAGTAAAAGAATATAACCTTTCCTTCTTCAACGTTGTTGATGGGCAAGGACGTTATACAGAGGATATCCCTCCATTCCAAGGCCGTTTCGTTAAAGACTGTGATGTTGATATAGTGAAGTATTTGGCCAATGAAGGACTCCTTTTCCATAAAGAAAAATATGAGCACAGTTACCCGCACTGCTGGCGTTGTGACTCTCCATTGCTTTACTACGCAATCGAGAGCTGGTTTATCAAAACAACACAATTGAAGGACCAATTCCTTGAAAATAATGAAGAAGTAACGTGGCACCCAGATCACATCAAGCATGGCCGTTTTGGAAACTTCCTTGAAAACATGGTCGACTGGAATATCGGTCGGAACCGTTTCTGGGGAACTCCACTTCCAATTTGGATCTGTGATTCCTGTGATCATCAATACGCGCCACACAGTCAGGCCGATCTTCAAGAAAAAGCAATCGGTGACATCGGTGATGTAGAGCTTCATAAGCCTTACGTAGACCGTGTGCAGCTGAAGTGTGAAAAGTGTGAAGGAACGATGAACCGTGTTCCTGAGGTCATCGACGTATGGTTCGACAGTGGATCTATGCCGTTTGCTCAACAGCACTATCCGTTTGAAAATAAAGACCAATTTGAAAAGCAATTCCCTGCTGATGTCATCTGTGAAGGAATCGACCAGACACGTGGATGGTTCTATAGCCTGCTTGCCGTATCTACGCTATTTACAGGAAAAGCTCCATACAAACGTGTGCTTTCCACAGGGCACATTCTTGATGAAGAAGGACGTAAGATGTCCAAAAGTAAAGGGAATGCGCTGAATCCGACAGACTTAGTCACGAAATTCGGTGCTGATGCTTTCCGTTGGGCCCTTCTTGCTGATAGTGCTCCTTGGAACAACAAACGTTTCTCTGAGCGTGTCGTAGTGGAAGCGAAATCGAAGGTCATTGATACCCTTGTGAACACTCATGGGTTCTATACGCTTTATGCGAACATTGACGGCTACGAATTTGATCAAAACGAAACAGGTGAAAAGACGCTTCTTGACCGCTGGGTACTTTCCCGTCTGAACAGTGTCACAGGCGTTGTAGGGGAAGCCCTGGATGACTATGATTTCACAAAAGCTGCAAAAGCACTTGAGAAATATGTGGATGAAGTGAGTAACTGGTACATCCGTCGTTCCCGTGACCGCTTCTGGGAAGAAGGCATGACTGAATCCAAGAAAGCAGCGTATCACACGCTTCACGAAGTTCTGACTGGATTGAGCCAGCTGATGGCACCATTCACACCGTTCTTAGCCGAAGACATCTATCAAAACTTGACTGGTGAAAGTGTGCACCTTGCATTCTTCCCGAAAGTAAACGATCAGGTTGTCGACAAGCAGCTGGAACAAGACATGGATGCGGTTCTGCAAGTTGTCGAGCTTGCTCGTGGCGTGCGAAACACAGAAGCGATCAAGACGAAGCAGCCATTATCTGAGCTTACCGTGATTCCAGTTAACCCTGACCAAGGAAAAGCACTTGAGAAGTACAACAACATCATTCGTGATGAGATCAATGTGAAAGAAGTGGTTGTCAAACAATCTTCTGACGATCTTGTCCGTTATGAAGTCAAACTGAACTTCCGCGCAGCTGGTCCTGTTTTAGGTAAAAATGTCGGAGTTGTCAAAGGATACCTTGAGAAGCTTTCTGACGAAGAGGCGGCCCAAGTGGTTCAAGACGAAAAAGTTGTTGTGCCTACAGGTGATGGAGAAGTAGAAGTTCCGATGGATCTGTTGAACGTTGAACGTGTTGCTGATTCCGGTCTATCTATGGGGTCGAACCAGGACTTCCATGTGATCCTTGATACAACGATCACCGAAGAGCTGCGCCTTGAGGGGCTTGCTCGTGAAGTGATCCGTGTCATTCAGGACGACCGTAAAAAGCAGGACCTTCCAATCGATCTTCGCGTCGACATTGCCCTTGACGGCGACGATGATGTGAAAAAAGCGATCCAGCAAAATGAACAGTTGATCCGTGAAAATGTTCTTGTGAACAACCTGACTTTAGGTGATGCGGACAATATGAAAGAATTCACAGTTGGAGACAACCAAGTGAAGGTAGCTTTGCAGAAGTAA
- a CDS encoding class I SAM-dependent methyltransferase: MSDEVKRQVQANFSKNKEAYVTSSTHKNQGDLDLINEWLQPDQKWTVLDIATGGGHVAKALSPLVGSVFATDLTKDMLQNTATHLRTLPNIHFVVADAEALPFLDESFDAVTCRIAPHHFPSPETFITEVERVLKPGGFFLMIDNVAPQDENLDHFYNTFEKMRDKSHVRALKVSEWKQLLCGAGLSIEQELTRKKTLPFPDWVKRTTDNDQERLNVECYFQNADEKAFSYFSIKKEKDRIQSFSIDEWMVKSMKEA; the protein is encoded by the coding sequence ATGTCAGATGAAGTGAAACGCCAAGTACAAGCGAATTTTTCAAAGAATAAAGAAGCTTATGTCACGAGCTCCACTCATAAAAATCAGGGGGATTTAGATTTAATAAACGAATGGCTCCAGCCGGATCAGAAGTGGACTGTTTTGGATATTGCTACAGGAGGCGGGCATGTGGCCAAAGCGCTTAGCCCCTTAGTCGGTAGTGTCTTTGCTACGGACTTAACAAAAGACATGCTTCAAAATACAGCCACCCACCTTCGTACCCTTCCGAACATTCATTTTGTTGTCGCTGATGCCGAAGCGCTGCCATTCCTTGACGAAAGTTTTGATGCGGTCACTTGTCGGATTGCTCCTCATCACTTCCCTTCACCGGAAACATTCATTACTGAGGTGGAACGTGTTTTGAAGCCTGGAGGATTTTTTTTAATGATTGATAATGTAGCCCCTCAAGATGAGAATCTTGACCATTTTTACAATACTTTTGAAAAGATGCGGGATAAAAGCCACGTCCGCGCGTTAAAGGTATCTGAATGGAAGCAGCTTTTATGTGGTGCCGGTCTTTCTATAGAACAAGAACTTACGAGAAAAAAGACACTCCCTTTTCCAGATTGGGTTAAAAGGACTACAGATAACGATCAAGAACGCTTGAATGTCGAATGCTATTTTCAGAATGCTGACGAAAAAGCTTTCTCTTATTTCTCTATTAAAAAAGAAAAAGACCGCATTCAATCATTCTCTATTGATGAGTGGATGGTTAAATCTATGAAAGAAGCGTAA
- a CDS encoding cytochrome ubiquinol oxidase subunit I — translation MDVVVMARALFGTSLGFHIIYATLGVGLPVMIIIAEVLYLIKKDSDYALMARRWTKGFAILLAVSIASGTIVGVLISLLFPNFMEIVGQVIALPFQMEIFAFLIEAVFMSIYLYAADRLPPSLRIVSIISVAIGATASAILITDVHAWMNTPAGFNITPNGDITDIDVWAAFFNPSFGVTAIHVTLSAYMTVSFLIASIAALRLMRRKLSAAERNYHKKALMIALYFGALTSLATAINGHETAQMLHEYNPRKLAAAEGLFETTRYAPLSVGGYTSLEDQRVKYAIEIPNGLSFLAGDRFDTEVLGLNEWPQELWPPLYVHVLFNVMVGIGTVLILIALLALFWKHVLKKEFPGWMLAVLVVSGPLALIAIEAGWCFSCIGRQPWTITDVLRTGEAATKSNSVNILFYLFLILYVTLLFVTGFIMRHYFKRNPVSNDLAKGSS, via the coding sequence ATGGATGTTGTTGTCATGGCCAGGGCTTTGTTCGGTACGTCCTTAGGATTTCATATTATTTACGCTACTTTAGGCGTCGGACTGCCCGTTATGATCATTATTGCTGAAGTCCTCTACTTGATAAAAAAAGATTCCGATTATGCGTTGATGGCAAGACGATGGACGAAAGGGTTTGCGATATTGCTCGCAGTCTCGATCGCCTCAGGAACCATTGTCGGTGTACTCATATCACTTTTGTTTCCAAACTTTATGGAGATCGTAGGGCAAGTCATCGCCCTTCCTTTCCAGATGGAGATATTTGCTTTCTTAATTGAAGCGGTTTTCATGTCGATTTATTTGTATGCAGCCGACCGTCTGCCTCCTTCACTGCGAATCGTCAGTATCATTTCTGTGGCAATCGGGGCCACGGCTTCTGCAATATTAATTACGGATGTACACGCGTGGATGAACACGCCTGCCGGGTTCAACATTACTCCAAATGGAGACATTACAGACATTGATGTATGGGCAGCATTCTTCAACCCAAGCTTCGGGGTTACGGCCATCCACGTAACGTTGTCTGCCTATATGACCGTCTCTTTTCTGATCGCTTCCATTGCAGCTTTACGATTAATGAGAAGGAAACTTTCAGCGGCAGAACGTAACTATCATAAAAAAGCATTGATGATCGCCCTTTATTTCGGAGCACTGACGTCTCTTGCGACAGCAATTAATGGTCACGAAACAGCCCAGATGCTTCATGAGTACAATCCTCGAAAACTCGCAGCCGCCGAAGGGCTTTTTGAAACGACAAGGTACGCACCACTGTCAGTTGGTGGATACACGTCTCTGGAAGATCAGCGAGTAAAGTACGCAATTGAAATTCCGAATGGGCTTAGCTTCCTTGCTGGAGATCGGTTTGATACAGAGGTACTTGGCCTTAACGAATGGCCGCAAGAACTTTGGCCGCCTCTTTATGTCCACGTCCTCTTCAACGTGATGGTGGGAATAGGCACCGTACTGATCTTAATCGCTTTGCTTGCTCTGTTCTGGAAGCATGTCTTGAAAAAAGAGTTCCCAGGCTGGATGCTCGCTGTCCTTGTCGTCAGTGGACCGTTAGCATTGATTGCGATAGAAGCTGGCTGGTGCTTCAGTTGTATCGGAAGACAGCCATGGACGATCACTGATGTTCTTAGAACAGGGGAAGCGGCGACGAAGTCAAACAGTGTGAATATCCTGTTTTACTTATTCTTAATCCTGTACGTCACGTTGCTGTTTGTTACAGGCTTTATTATGAGACATTACTTTAAACGAAACCCTGTGAGCAACGATTTAGCTAAAGGGTCTTCATAG
- a CDS encoding cytochrome d ubiquinol oxidase subunit II — MEAAALAITILWSLLFVYAILGSLDFGAGFWGMIYGKNNQTSASQIANRFLSPTWEITNVFLVIFVVSVVSFFPFATTLLSSILLVPVALGLLLLTIRTTFMVFEHHAQRFRELLRVTSGFTGLLIPALLVSILPITLGGFVEFENEYPRLHYGELLTHPTLYMHIAFGLTTELFISAVFLMDYAKEADDWSAYYTFRKHAIWLGPVSIAVAVLTIGTFPAEAAWIVENIEANWLWFGLSIVFFLIGYGFLFIKRTDGTRGWARLAVISIILQYGIAIYAYGSAHLPYLVYPVLTVEEGFADPSMFYNMLIIYSIGFGILIPAFILFWRLFLKDRRYLKQE; from the coding sequence ATGGAAGCTGCTGCACTAGCGATTACTATACTTTGGAGCTTGCTATTCGTTTACGCTATCCTTGGATCGCTCGACTTTGGAGCAGGGTTCTGGGGAATGATTTATGGAAAAAACAATCAAACAAGCGCTTCACAGATTGCCAACCGTTTCTTGTCTCCGACATGGGAAATTACGAACGTATTTTTAGTTATTTTCGTTGTATCGGTCGTTTCTTTTTTTCCATTTGCCACAACACTTTTAAGTAGTATTTTACTCGTACCTGTAGCTCTCGGGCTTTTATTATTAACGATTCGTACGACGTTCATGGTTTTCGAACACCATGCTCAAAGGTTTCGTGAACTGTTACGGGTCACATCAGGGTTCACAGGTCTTTTGATTCCTGCTTTATTAGTTAGTATTCTGCCGATTACCTTAGGTGGATTTGTTGAGTTTGAAAATGAATATCCTCGTCTCCATTATGGAGAGCTTCTAACACACCCGACCCTCTACATGCATATTGCGTTTGGGTTGACTACTGAATTGTTCATCTCAGCTGTATTTCTGATGGATTACGCTAAAGAAGCAGATGACTGGAGCGCGTATTATACGTTCCGCAAGCATGCGATTTGGCTTGGCCCTGTTTCTATCGCCGTTGCCGTACTGACTATTGGTACCTTCCCGGCAGAGGCAGCCTGGATTGTTGAAAACATTGAAGCGAATTGGCTGTGGTTCGGTCTTTCCATTGTGTTTTTTCTGATCGGTTATGGATTTCTGTTTATAAAAAGAACAGATGGCACCCGTGGATGGGCACGTCTAGCTGTCATATCGATCATTTTGCAATATGGAATTGCGATCTATGCATATGGATCTGCTCACTTGCCCTATCTCGTCTATCCAGTTTTGACCGTGGAAGAGGGATTTGCAGACCCATCGATGTTCTACAATATGCTCATCATTTACAGCATCGGATTTGGCATCCTAATCCCAGCATTCATCCTATTCTGGCGACTCTTCCTAAAAGACCGCCGCTACTTAAAACAAGAATAA
- the glsA gene encoding glutaminase A — MQELTTQYLEEAIEDSKPYASSGNVNMNIPDFDETMKDRLGVSIITTDQDSYTAGEYNQYVPMQSTSKIIGLMLALQDFGKDRVFQTVGMEPMGDFFNSISQLESYDTNKPFNPMINAGAIAIAALIKGQSVENRFSRYMNFLKEITEHEDLQMSEDVYEAERANGARNRSLAYFMQSTGTLVTDVEEALDLYFRMNSVMMCCEDFARIGLFLARGGRSPNSEEKLIPSHHLRTVKAIMMTSGMYNSSGHYAVEAGIPCKSGVSGSIIGSIPGRMGIGVIGPAIDEKGNSTAGGALIKKLSQDLNLNMFGID, encoded by the coding sequence ATGCAGGAACTTACCACCCAATACTTAGAAGAGGCCATCGAAGACAGTAAACCCTATGCCTCTTCAGGGAATGTAAATATGAACATCCCTGACTTTGATGAAACTATGAAAGACAGACTCGGCGTATCGATCATCACGACAGATCAAGATAGTTATACAGCAGGAGAATATAATCAATACGTACCAATGCAAAGCACATCCAAAATCATCGGACTTATGCTCGCTCTTCAAGACTTCGGAAAAGATCGAGTCTTTCAAACTGTAGGAATGGAGCCGATGGGCGACTTTTTTAACTCCATCAGTCAGCTTGAATCTTATGATACAAATAAACCATTCAATCCAATGATTAACGCAGGAGCTATTGCTATTGCTGCTTTGATCAAAGGACAAAGTGTAGAAAATCGCTTTAGTCGCTATATGAATTTCCTGAAAGAAATAACAGAGCATGAAGATCTACAAATGAGCGAGGACGTTTATGAAGCAGAAAGAGCGAACGGTGCAAGAAATCGGTCTCTCGCCTATTTTATGCAAAGTACAGGCACTCTTGTAACAGATGTCGAGGAAGCCCTCGATCTTTATTTCCGTATGAACTCCGTCATGATGTGCTGCGAAGACTTCGCCCGAATCGGCCTGTTTTTAGCACGCGGAGGAAGATCGCCAAATAGCGAGGAAAAGCTTATCCCGTCACATCATCTTCGCACCGTTAAAGCGATTATGATGACTTCAGGAATGTATAATTCTTCAGGACATTACGCAGTGGAAGCTGGTATACCATGTAAAAGCGGCGTATCTGGAAGCATCATCGGTTCCATCCCCGGGCGCATGGGAATTGGCGTTATTGGTCCTGCTATTGACGAAAAAGGTAACTCGACCGCTGGCGGCGCATTAATTAAGAAACTTTCGCAAGACTTGAATTTAAACATGTTCGGGATCGATTAA
- a CDS encoding DUF4385 domain-containing protein — MAFDYSIDFNNTDFRKNPEKYRVGRGEQGVLLVEPYKSEILEHWRFKTPEIAKESSEKIYQMFLDYKKEDDFVGMDMARKFLQMGYTRSRRYANYKGGKKYDEDGNINEREIDKEKAKSAEIFEEKWIKAREDEEYLAKKKTHQKEYG, encoded by the coding sequence ATGGCTTTTGATTACTCCATTGACTTTAATAATACAGACTTCCGGAAAAATCCTGAAAAATATCGAGTGGGGCGCGGCGAGCAGGGCGTGTTATTAGTGGAACCGTACAAAAGCGAGATCCTCGAACACTGGCGTTTCAAAACACCAGAGATCGCTAAAGAATCGTCAGAAAAAATTTATCAGATGTTCCTGGATTATAAAAAGGAAGATGACTTTGTCGGCATGGATATGGCGAGGAAATTCCTGCAAATGGGGTACACACGCTCCCGTCGCTATGCTAATTACAAAGGTGGGAAAAAATACGATGAAGACGGTAATATAAATGAACGTGAGATCGACAAGGAAAAGGCCAAGTCAGCAGAGATATTTGAGGAGAAGTGGATTAAAGCAAGAGAAGACGAAGAATATTTAGCTAAGAAAAAAACTCACCAAAAAGAATACGGTTGA
- a CDS encoding methionine biosynthesis PLP-dependent protein, translating to MNTPHTDTKFVQTGNRNEDPTGAINPPVYFSTPYRHKGIGQSTGFDYSRTGNPTRKILEQSIADIEEGKAGFAFSSGMAAIQTALSLFKQGDEILVSEDLYGGTYRLFEHITEQSGVIFQYCASQNLSGLKDLLTPNTKAVYIETPTNPLMHVADIPEIARFTKEHQLLLIVDNTLYTPLLQQPLKEGADVVIHSATKYLGGHNDVLAGLLVAEDEEICEKLAFHQNTSGAVLSPFDCWLLMRGMKTLPLRMRQHEANAKAIVEYLENHDAISDVLYPGQGGMISFRLQEEAWVDPFLSHLKVISFAESLGGVESFITYPATQTHADIPEETRTSYGVCNRLLRFSVGVEHIDDLIYDLDQTLANLKKEETIK from the coding sequence ATGAACACCCCTCATACAGATACAAAATTTGTGCAAACTGGTAATCGAAACGAGGATCCTACAGGTGCGATCAACCCTCCCGTGTACTTTTCTACTCCTTATCGCCATAAGGGAATCGGGCAATCGACGGGGTTTGATTACTCGAGAACAGGCAATCCAACGCGAAAAATTTTAGAACAGTCGATCGCAGACATCGAGGAAGGAAAAGCTGGTTTCGCCTTTAGTTCCGGAATGGCGGCGATTCAAACGGCACTCTCCCTCTTCAAACAAGGAGATGAAATACTCGTTTCAGAGGATTTGTATGGAGGGACTTATCGCTTGTTCGAACACATAACGGAACAGTCTGGAGTGATTTTTCAATACTGTGCCAGTCAGAACTTATCAGGGCTGAAAGATTTACTTACCCCGAATACGAAGGCGGTTTATATCGAGACACCTACCAATCCACTTATGCATGTAGCAGATATTCCTGAGATTGCTCGTTTTACCAAAGAACATCAGCTGTTGTTGATTGTCGATAATACACTCTACACTCCCCTACTTCAGCAGCCGCTGAAAGAAGGTGCAGATGTCGTTATTCACAGTGCAACGAAATACCTTGGAGGTCATAACGATGTACTGGCTGGTCTCCTGGTAGCGGAAGATGAAGAAATTTGCGAAAAGCTCGCCTTTCATCAAAACACCTCAGGAGCCGTGTTATCCCCTTTTGATTGTTGGCTGTTAATGAGAGGGATGAAAACTTTACCGCTTCGCATGAGGCAGCACGAGGCAAACGCCAAAGCCATTGTAGAATACTTGGAAAATCACGATGCTATTTCAGATGTTTTATATCCCGGTCAAGGCGGGATGATCTCTTTCCGCTTACAAGAAGAAGCCTGGGTCGATCCATTCCTAAGCCATCTGAAAGTCATCAGTTTTGCTGAAAGTCTTGGCGGTGTGGAAAGTTTCATTACGTATCCTGCCACACAGACGCATGCAGATATTCCGGAGGAAACGAGAACCTCTTACGGTGTATGCAACCGGTTATTGCGCTTCTCTGTAGGGGTGGAGCATATTGACGACTTGATTTATGACCTTGATCAAACACTTGCCAACTTGAAAAAGGAGGAGACGATCAAATGA
- the metC gene encoding cystathionine beta-lyase, with protein MTDYSLQTRLLHNDHKFDKQTGAVSVPIQQASTFHQIDFDEPGKYDYSRSGNPTREALEDAIAGLENGTKGFAFASGMAAISTSFMLLSQGDHVVISEDVYGGTFRIIHDVLHRFGIDHTFVDMTDLHSVATAIRPNTKLLYIETPSNPLLKITDIQAVAKLAKANDCLTFVDNTFMTPALQQPLDLGADLVLHSATKFIAGHSDVVAGLAATNNQEVAEKLSFLQNSFGSILGAHDSWLVLRGLKTLHCRLNQSAASALTIAEFLAKHPLVEEVYYPGFTAHPGYFTHTYQSKGAGAVLSFRLKDEEAVRQLTKHMEIPVYAVSLGAVESILSYPARMSHASMPPEERRKRGITDGLLRLSVGLENPEDLIEDFKQAFQYLDQRPKVADWGISREAK; from the coding sequence ATGACTGATTATTCTTTGCAGACACGCCTGCTTCATAATGACCATAAATTCGATAAGCAAACTGGTGCTGTCAGCGTCCCCATTCAGCAGGCATCGACGTTTCACCAGATTGACTTTGATGAACCAGGAAAATATGATTACAGCCGCTCAGGCAACCCGACGAGAGAAGCTTTAGAAGATGCTATCGCGGGGCTTGAAAATGGTACAAAAGGATTTGCGTTCGCCTCAGGCATGGCAGCCATCTCCACCTCTTTCATGCTTTTATCTCAAGGCGATCATGTGGTGATTTCAGAGGATGTCTACGGTGGTACTTTCCGTATCATCCATGATGTTCTTCACAGGTTTGGAATCGATCACACATTCGTGGATATGACCGATCTGCATTCAGTCGCTACAGCGATTCGCCCGAATACGAAACTTTTATATATCGAAACACCTTCCAATCCATTGTTAAAGATTACAGACATTCAAGCGGTTGCTAAACTTGCAAAAGCGAATGACTGCTTAACATTCGTTGATAACACGTTCATGACACCAGCGCTTCAACAGCCTTTGGATCTTGGCGCAGACCTCGTGCTTCACAGTGCAACGAAGTTCATTGCCGGACACAGTGATGTTGTAGCTGGTCTTGCAGCGACCAATAACCAAGAAGTAGCTGAGAAACTATCATTCTTACAAAACTCGTTCGGATCCATTCTTGGGGCACACGATTCCTGGCTCGTGTTACGAGGGCTTAAAACGCTCCATTGCCGATTGAATCAATCCGCAGCGTCTGCACTTACCATTGCAGAATTTTTAGCAAAGCATCCACTTGTGGAGGAAGTTTATTATCCTGGCTTTACTGCCCATCCCGGTTACTTCACTCATACGTACCAAAGCAAGGGGGCAGGAGCTGTTCTGTCGTTCCGTTTGAAGGACGAAGAGGCCGTAAGACAATTGACAAAGCATATGGAGATTCCAGTGTATGCTGTCAGCTTGGGAGCGGTGGAGTCGATCCTCTCCTATCCAGCCCGTATGTCCCATGCATCTATGCCTCCTGAAGAACGTAGAAAACGCGGCATTACAGATGGACTGCTTCGGTTATCTGTAGGTCTTGAGAATCCAGAAGATCTTATTGAGGACTTCAAGCAGGCTTTTCAATATTTGGACCAACGGCCTAAAGTGGCAGATTGGGGGATTTCACGTGAAGCTAAATGA